From Chryseobacterium shandongense, the proteins below share one genomic window:
- a CDS encoding helix-turn-helix domain-containing protein: MEISIVTKEDLQQLKNELLEEIKTLLEKENRTQKEWLRSSEVRTLLNISAGTLQTLRINGSLSYTKVGGTLYYSYKDIQKLLSSDEK, translated from the coding sequence ATGGAAATATCAATTGTAACCAAAGAGGATCTTCAACAGCTGAAAAATGAACTGCTGGAAGAGATCAAAACTTTACTTGAAAAAGAGAACAGAACCCAGAAAGAATGGCTTCGAAGTTCGGAGGTCAGAACATTGCTGAACATTTCAGCAGGGACTTTACAGACGCTACGGATCAACGGTTCGCTGTCTTACACGAAGGTCGGAGGAACCCTCTACTACAGCTACAAAGATATTCAGAAACTTCTTAGCAGCGATGAAAAGTGA